A DNA window from Flavisolibacter ginsenosidimutans contains the following coding sequences:
- a CDS encoding nuclear transport factor 2 family protein, translating to MTTQEIVLTTQEVAARFNELAKEGRFDVIQEELFSPDVVSIEPTGGNLPNAEGIAAIKKKGEDFNAMIEEMHGGWCSEPVIGGNFFSVAMGMECTMKGSPERMKMDEVAVYEVKNGKIVKEQFFF from the coding sequence ATGACCACACAAGAAATTGTATTGACAACGCAGGAAGTTGCGGCCCGCTTTAATGAATTAGCCAAAGAAGGACGCTTTGATGTCATTCAGGAAGAACTCTTTTCACCGGATGTTGTAAGCATTGAGCCAACGGGCGGAAACCTGCCCAATGCAGAAGGCATTGCCGCCATTAAAAAAAAGGGCGAGGATTTTAACGCCATGATTGAAGAAATGCACGGCGGCTGGTGCAGCGAGCCGGTAATTGGTGGAAATTTTTTCAGCGTTGCAATGGGGATGGAATGCACGATGAAGGGTAGTCCCGAACGCATGAAAATGGACGAAGTAGCCGTGTACGAAGTAAAGAACGGCAAAATTGTGAAAGAGCAATTCTTCTTTTAA
- a CDS encoding diacylglycerol/lipid kinase family protein: MIISRNVALVINPFHQKALAVGDEIIALLQEKKIEHTAFTLTWPENWIDFTEAWVVGGNGTLNYFINHYPQFDLPIAIFKGGTGNSFQWLLYGDLSVAEQVEHVLQALSKPVDAGYCNNHLFLNGVGIGFDGKVVQDLLGKDKWNGKISYYAVVLRNIFFFKKFLCTVSSETFNWGKKCLMISVANGRRYGGGFQLNPEGLINDRQLDVYIIGHVSRLMRLRYLPLIEKGKHANLPFVTYLKTGSVHVKADGIVPAHVDGEYFDASEFAIECLPARFSFLY; encoded by the coding sequence ATGATCATTTCCCGCAACGTTGCACTCGTCATCAACCCGTTTCACCAAAAGGCTCTGGCCGTTGGCGACGAAATCATTGCGCTGCTGCAAGAAAAGAAAATTGAACACACAGCCTTCACCCTAACGTGGCCTGAAAACTGGATCGATTTTACCGAAGCCTGGGTTGTGGGCGGCAACGGCACGTTGAATTATTTCATTAATCATTATCCGCAGTTCGATTTGCCGATAGCGATTTTTAAAGGCGGAACGGGTAACAGTTTTCAATGGCTCCTCTATGGCGATCTTTCGGTGGCCGAACAGGTCGAACACGTTCTGCAAGCACTATCCAAACCCGTTGACGCCGGCTATTGTAATAACCATCTTTTTTTAAACGGCGTTGGCATTGGCTTCGACGGCAAGGTGGTGCAGGATCTTTTGGGGAAAGACAAATGGAACGGCAAGATTTCTTATTATGCCGTGGTGTTGCGAAACATCTTTTTCTTTAAAAAATTTCTTTGTACGGTCAGCAGTGAAACCTTTAACTGGGGCAAAAAATGCCTGATGATTTCCGTAGCCAACGGGCGGCGTTACGGCGGTGGCTTTCAACTCAATCCAGAAGGCCTGATAAACGACCGGCAACTGGACGTTTACATCATCGGCCACGTATCGCGACTTATGCGTTTACGTTACCTGCCCCTGATCGAAAAGGGCAAACACGCCAATCTTCCATTCGTAACGTATCTGAAAACCGGCAGCGTTCACGTAAAAGCCGATGGCATTGTTCCGGCGCACGTGGACGGCGAATATTTTGACGCTTCCGAATTTGCAATTGAATGTTTACCAGCGCGGTTTTCTTTCCTGTATTAG
- a CDS encoding rhomboid family intramembrane serine protease, producing the protein MFIPIGDDNRDRQTTPYVNYLFIILNILVFVFLQGFGRNDVFTYGYSTVPAEILTGRDCVTEAKVFQDAVTGQVFTVPGLQPTNIPVYLTLFTSMFMHGGLAHLAGNMLFLGIFGDNIEDSMGHKAYFFFYLLCGVLAGLSHVLISAYTSQSIFIPSLGASGAISGVMGGYLLLFPRRTVRVWIFFFIVGIPAVIVVGIWFVFQLINGAGMLGGEEAGGVAYAAHIGGFIAGFVLVKIFAKKRKVQLIQERKPRW; encoded by the coding sequence ATGTTCATTCCCATCGGCGATGATAACCGCGACAGGCAAACGACGCCTTATGTCAACTATCTTTTTATCATCCTCAATATTCTTGTCTTTGTGTTTTTGCAGGGCTTTGGACGCAACGATGTGTTCACCTATGGTTACAGCACTGTGCCCGCCGAAATTTTAACCGGCCGCGATTGCGTTACAGAAGCAAAAGTGTTTCAGGATGCCGTGACCGGACAAGTATTTACCGTGCCGGGTTTGCAGCCCACAAACATTCCGGTTTATCTAACGTTGTTCACATCAATGTTCATGCACGGCGGCCTGGCGCATCTTGCGGGCAACATGCTCTTTCTTGGCATCTTCGGCGACAACATTGAAGACAGCATGGGGCATAAGGCTTATTTTTTCTTTTACCTGCTTTGCGGTGTACTGGCCGGGCTGAGTCACGTACTGATATCGGCTTATACAAGTCAAAGTATTTTCATTCCAAGCCTTGGTGCGTCAGGCGCCATCTCCGGCGTTATGGGCGGTTATCTTTTGTTGTTTCCGCGGCGTACCGTTCGCGTATGGATTTTCTTTTTCATCGTTGGCATACCCGCCGTTATTGTTGTGGGCATTTGGTTTGTTTTTCAGCTTATCAACGGTGCCGGTATGTTGGGCGGCGAGGAAGCCGGCGGCGTGGCCTATGCCGCACACATCGGCGGATTTATTGCGGGGTTTGTTTTGGTAAAGATTTTTGCGAAGAAGAGAAAAGTGCAGCTAATACAGGAAAGAAAACCGCGCTGGTAA